Part of the Zingiber officinale cultivar Zhangliang chromosome 8A, Zo_v1.1, whole genome shotgun sequence genome, CGTACACATATCGCTttttgctgatcggtctgttgaccgatcagctgaccgatcagtattTCTGTAGGAAGATATGTTTGctttattaacttttttttaatttttttttctttttttttaaaaaataaaataataaatatcctAATATTACAAAAAATATAACattagtatttattattttttattaggaTTAATATGGATCGAAGTATATTAGACTTGTATAATTATTATATGTATTAGAAacgtttttatttattattttatttttttttagaaaaaaataaaaaaagttaatAAAGTAAAGATTCTTCCTGCTGGAATGCTGATCGATCAACAAGACCGATCAGTATTCTTGCTgttcggtcaacagaccgatcagcaggTGATATGTGTACGTTGGAACTGGGTTTTATTATTGGAGCGGAGAAACGTACGTGTTTAACGCGTGGATTTTTTGTCACGTAGTGACGGGCGCAGAGGGCGCACGGGGGGCGGGCGCAGTGGATCTGGACTCCCCGGCTCCCCCATCCAGCGCGACACGAGCCCAACCGCGCGGTGACGCGGACGGACGAAAATCTTAGCGAGCTGCCACGTGCGGAATCGAACCGAGCCGCTCACACCGGcgcaataattttaattattgcaGCGTGATTAATCCCGCGCCACGTGCCATCCAATCGGGCTTCCTCCTTAGGCCCGGCGCCACAGCCACGTGATGTGTCGCCAGCATTAATGGGTAGGAGGTGGGGCCCACTAACCCAGCGCAAGTGCATTAATTATTGGAGGAAGGGCAGCGGCGGCAGATTAGTTGGGCGGGCCCGTCGACCTACCTGTCAATCGTCCATTCGTTCATACCTGCCCAACGCAATCGCGTGTGGTCAACGAGTCAAGGCCAAAAGCAAAGGACGGAGAAATTATTAACGAAAAAAAAACTAACCGTCCAAATTAACGCCAATCAGTGGTCCTATTCGGACGTCAAATCCGGACTTCAAATCAAGTTGATAAcggatttttttctaatttttagaaaatggaagaaagaaaggaaaaaataaagaaaaaggctcGTCGTCCTCCGCGCCCGTGACAGGTGTCCCCACGATCCCCGAACTCCACACtcgtctattttttttttattctctttcGTGTTGAAATTACCGGGATACCCCTCGATTTGGTGGCCTATGAAAAAGGGTTCTCTGAAGAATAAAATATCTGCCGAAATCCTCTTCCTATATAAAGCCCTTCTTCCACCGCGCACCGCACCGTTCGCACGCGCACTGACACTGTTCTTTGTCTTTCTCCCTTGCGGCTACGGAGGGcttgctctttttttttttttgacctttCCAGATCGGAGACGCTCGCTGGTTTCATGGAGGGATTGTCGGCCGGCGACCACAAGCGGCGGCGCGAGGAGTTCGAAGCTGGGTCGCCGGAAGCGAAGCGCTTCCTGCTCGACATGCTCGACGACGATGCGGAGGCGGGGGAGCAGGATCTCGCCTCCATAATGAAGAGCCTCGAGCAGGAAATCGCCCTCCCCTCTCCGCCGCCAGTGCAGGCGCCTGCGGACCGCCCCGATCTGGAGTTTCTGCTCGAGGCCTCCGACGACGAGCTAGGCCTGCCGCCTCCTTCGGAGGAGGAGATCGCTGGCGCCGGAGAATTAGAGGAACCTGAGTTGGGAGAGCTTTGGGGGTTTGACGCCgacgacggcggcggcggcggcggcggcattcTAGGGTTCGAGGGTTTCGAGTGCGGGATGCTGCCGGAGGAGGAGAAGGTGGAGGAAGGCGGAGTGCCGTTCGAAGAGGGACTGTTTGAGTACGCCGACGTAGCGGGCTGCGGGTCGTCCGATTTCGCAGATCTCTCGTGGCAGCCGGAGACGTTGCCCGCCGTCTGATGGGTGGCGGATGTTTTTTGCCCTTGTTTTTTTTACCTTCCACACATCCTCCTTGATGTGGATGTTGGAGGTGGTTGATGTAGAGGCTTCACGAAAAGGTTTTGATGAATCCAGAACATGACaaggaagggaaaaaaaaatttgGGTGATAAAATTTTTCAATccacatctaaaccattaaaattaaaattaaaattaaaatatcgaaattattattattgttttttatAAAGCACTGAATTGAGTTTGTTtccaatttttattattattattatacattTTTTTTCACTCGATCAAATAATTTGATTGGTTTGACCGGTTCACCCAATCCATTGGTTTTAACGTTTTGCATCCGGAGGTAATCAATCCGCTCTCATAGTTTTAAATCGCAGAAAAGTGATAATGCTCAGTAGACTGTCGGCGGTTCTCAGTTAAATACAGACAAAttagatatttatttttagtACAGTCCTGTTATTTTATGGGAcgtattttatattttatgttgGTAATTTTGATAGcatgaaataataataaaataatatggtAATCATTCATGGTGACCTCTCGAAGAAATCATAGAAGAACCGTCTGAGACGTCGCTGCTGCTGTCGCTGAGAAGATCACCTCATGGAATCTCTTTGAACTCTTTCACGAACTAAATCCCAACCTCTGGACGTTTTCCTTTGCTCGACCAAAATACCTCACAGCTTCGCTTGCGATCCTCTGATCATCTTCTCCTGTGTTCTCCTCTCTGATCGACGATCGACCCTCTTCTCAAAGGTTTGGACACACCTTTATAAGAAGGTTGAGGAATACGGAGGGGAAacgacgccccttcgtctccttggcgtttgtaGCAAAGAGagtaactgttagagtgtatactaaaatcctagcttttggtataaacatttatctagaaataagaatcacattggtcaaatgtctacatttatgataaatgtagttgttcaattaatttatattgtagataacatggtgtgtggtgtcacacacagaggatcatgttatcagtaccttataaattataaacagtagctcacgaccaagatggaaagaaacaaaccatttgaaggtcgtagtgtaattaggtattagtttatcttaactatataattacactagtacacttagagtgtattgagtaggaccattagaggtcgtttcttttatactgactttataaaagaacaaagaccttgtgctcttaatcctaatataataacaagcacatatatttgatatttatttctttaatttgtcaatgggtgagatttagttcgatgaatcaataagcccgataagttgggaaatgatatcacttatagtgtgtgttgttgattatagaaggaaactgtgtcctagagatactaggttgagaatgtccccaagaggagctcaaaaggattgtcatgttaaaccccgcaggtGGACTTGTCCGAcacgacgatgaagttgagtggtactactgagctagatattaattaagtgggttgtcagaacttacttaattagtggacatttgttatcttaaacatggagactaacacactcataataaggagcccaaaatgtaatttgggattggtgtagttcaataataatttctagtggaatgaattattattgataaattgagtcatgttcggggcgaacacgggatgcttaattttattgggagaccaaaaccaattcctcctctcggtccctatcgtagcctcttaattatagagtactatacccacctatacccaccttcttacccatcctatagggggccggccaagctagcttggagaccaagctagggtcggccatgggtatgttcatgtgTGAATTCATGTGaccggccctattaaataaaaaggaattttaattttaaaaattttcttatgtggataatataatttaaaagagagtttaaaaatttaaatccttcctttttaagattctacaaaagattaagagaagagttaaaatctctttccttatttgtagattaaaaggttgattttaattttggtaaaaactttccttttaattatattcatgattttaaaaaagtttaaaaattaaaaattctcttttattagtttctacaaaagattaagaaaagatttaatatctttccttatttgtagattgaaaggagattttaatttttagagataactttcctttttggaaattatccacatgtttaaaagaaagttttaaatttataaaatttctttttattaaccaatcatgaagggattaaaattattggagaaatttttataaatttctagaaacaaattaggaagttttaatttttgttttaattaaaactctccttgttttgaggagaagagtggccggtcattataatttgaaaagagaaaattattttaattaaataaattttccttttcaatggcaaaagaattaaggaagtttttattaaattttccttatttgccaagaccaaggattataaaagagggggtagaggaggcttcaaggctaacgactctattctatttttcctctcttttctccttgggtgtggccggccctttctttcctcttctctcctttgtgtggccgaaaccttctcatggtggagatagctttggtggccggatctaagaaggagaagaaggagagaaaagaagcctcttttctagcatcccttggagcatggtggtggtggccgaacctcttcatcctaggagaagttttgatggtcgaaacttgtaaggaagaagaaggtgcttggtggttctcatctcggaagatcgttgcccacacaacgtccgaggttagaagaggaatacggtagaagatcaagaggtctttctaaaaggtataactagtaatttttctttccgcatcatgctagttatttatggaaataataccaaatacaagaggcttacgttctagtatttcgaatatgtttttcgaagttgtgttcttttgttttgtttttttttcttgtgatttgattgttcttttcggttaacctaaagttattttaggaaattaaatattagctttctataaaaggttttgtctagtcggtggtggttgctcccatatccaagaaggtcgtgtgcctcgccacgtcagtactgggaaccaattatggaaattaatatttaatggaattaataacttaaggtgatttgggtcgaacgtgttaagtttcgcaggagacgcaagtcaaaacctaaaagaacaaatagattaagttttggatcaaacgtgttaagttccgcaggcgatccaaaatttaatttaaaagaacacatggtagctaggaaaaggttcagacctttgtacaaaatttttgtacagtggaacctctaggttttccgagtagcaaccaacaattggtatcagagctagggttttgcctctgtgtatttggtattagtttaattatgcacatgtcatacataatttaggcaggataatagtaggatgtgctaactttgtggatgcaggatccaactattatggcttatagttttatgtgtgtgattggacccttggacatgtcaagggcatttatatgtgtgtgcatgattgtattataaaatacagcaggagctgtatttagttttattaggattttattttgatctagatacatgtacattccttttatggaatataggatcaaaattgtaaaattctatttatgtcgcgaatcgaatcttgcaaagtgtggaaccttctaaggaccagaggcgcagcggaacaaggagcaagatggatgcgacagcgtggtggtggccaaatatggcagcagcttgggatgacaacacacggaggataactagagataaaagccataatagttgaaaattagattttctatttattgcttttatattgtcttgtgtgcatgttagtttacaagtttagtaggctagcatagttaaaattctcattaataaataactaagtgggagagggattttaagtaaatcccatggtcgcCATTatcggtttgtaagtgatgcaaacaagcttgcttggctcgagtgccttcctccataacggatgagctagtttgcagatcactagacacacttccattttggatgactataggaagttaattaagagcgtgtgatcttcccaacggaagggcataatcttattaatggacttagtgtcaagtaatggtatacacttagacacatctaatagtatcctcccatcgagtcactgttattatttgtgtgaccaaatgaaaccaactattaatttgtcataaaactaggttgacaagataataaaattaaagggttaaaacccctcttacaaataattgattttgtatacgtccacactaacgtggcatacaaaattaacggtgtttgagataattttatttctcataaagttacgttgacaagatagttaatgggtaaaaccctcctcttacaaatgttgattttgtatacgtccacactaacgtggcatgtaaaattcacggtgttttgaggtgttggtaaatttaaatagtattgttagcggaatcaatattattttaaatttagaagtcttgaccaaatatttgattaaagatagaccaactattaattttattcgtcataaagtaaggttgacgagataataaaattaaatgataaaatttcctctttgaatttgtatacgtccacactaacgtggcatacaaaattcatggggatttttaaggagttggtcttaaccaaatatttttgtgattcttatgatgatggtcaatccctagctgatatactctaggatagacttagttgtcccaattataattgattggaaataggatttggacattaaggtagactgtcctcttagaactaagaacaatataggtgtattttattcattagttgaaacatgtttagtggtgttatctaccagaacctggagtgtagatacagatgccattaatcatgtccgcaattcattgcagggttccaggaaacccgacaactaaatgaaaataaaaccaccgtccacatgggcactgctgtaaaagtggcagctgttgcagtgggagatgtttatcttttgataaaaataaaacatggatttttgagtaattgtctttacgcaccaagtttagatagaactagttttcagtttctaaactattcaaagaacatgatattctgcctcttttaataacaaagttgttattaagaaaaagagggaagttatctgttctggtatattggttggcaatttataaatccaataactctcacgatacaacaaatggaaattagtaacacatcttctaattttaagagaaagcaaccttcggaaataaaccaattatatctttggcatctaaaagctaggttatacttgagtaggattcattggtagctaatgaacttttgggttcattggtagtggaaatatttccaacctgcgagtcttacttggaaggaaaataaccaagaagcttttaagtccaaggggtatggagtcaaagatatgttgaaattggttcattctgatttgtgtgatcctatgactatccaagcaagaggttgtttcaaatatttcgtctattttatagacaactatttgatatacggatacatttacttgatgtgtcacaagtctaagtgctttgattagttcaaagagtatgaggctgatgtggagaaatgtcaaggtaaaagtatcaagacactacggtgagatcgtagtggcaagtacctcttgggagaatttaggagtcacttatcagaagtagggattcaatcccaactaactacacctaggtatatcccaacagaatggtgtagaaaaaggaaggtatagtactcttatggaaataagtagattgatgatgagttatttagaaaattacaaaattcattttaaggatatactctggaaacggaagtgaacaaagtaccttctaaagtcagaactctctactcatatagaattgctgaataggtgtaagcctattttgaagcatattcggattcgggtagtccagcacatatggtgaagagagacaatgataagttggacaggaattcacttgtttgtgggttatcctagagaaatgaaagtaggtttatagtcttaaaaatcagaaggttattgttagcatcaatgaccgatttttagaaaaggactatgtaataaacctcatgcccataagaaaatttgttcttaaggaaataataaaagacatgtctaatctagtaccaactgtacaagatgagataccacaaggaaactgcaacacgtatcacaaatgatacacaattacagaaagtgcctcatcgtagtgggagggttgttaggcaacctaaaaagatttatgttttgggagagtttttggactcgatccctggaggacatgaacctgatctccggacatatgacgaagcactccaagataaagatgcaatatcttggcaaagagtaatgaataacagaattagaatatatgtattctaataaaatctggaagcttatagaaccaccaaatggtataaaagcctttgggtgtaaaaaggtctatattaggaaaaaaaagggatagacaggaaggtagaaactttcaaagcaaggctagatgaaaaaggaaactttttcactggtagccatgcttaagtctatccggattcttttatctatttggcaagtggatgtcaagacaacattccttaatggaagtcttgaagaaaacatccatataaagcaaccagaagggttcattgcaaagggataagagcatcttgtgtgtaagctcaatcagtctatggactgaggcaaagcttcaaggtcttggaacatccggtttatcaaagtaatccagatctatggatttatttagtaaccgggtaagtcttgtgtatacaaaagatgtgatggaaacgtggtggtatttcttgtactatacttagataatatttttggtagttggaaacaatatcaaaatattgtcagaagtaagggtatggttgtccaaacaattcgatataaagaacttgggagaatgtatatattcttgagatcaaagtaataagggatcgcaagaaaagactattttacttatcccaagcttcatacatcggaaaaatccttgctcgttttaagtatacaaaacttcaagaaaggtttcttaccttttcaggatggagtaactttatctaaagatatgtctctgtagacatcaaaggagataaaggaaataaagacagttctttatgctacggctgttggaagcctaatgtatgctatgcacgagatcagaaatctgttttgccaagggcatagttagcagatatcaaagtaaccctggacaaggacagtggattgcagtaaagcatacattgtagtaccttagaggcactagagattatatgctagcttacaaggcagttaatttagtccttgtgggttgcatggattttgacttccaatcggatagggacaataataagtcaacctcggggttttgtgtttactttaggaggtaaagtcataactatggaagagtgataagcatatgtgtttttctggactccaccatagaagcttagtatatggcaagcctttgaggtagccataaaagctgaatgactcaataacctcaagatagacttagatatgatttttggtttgtccaaaaattattacaatttattgtaataatgttggtgtagtagcaaactcgaagaaaccataagtctataaggtaagtaaacacaatagagcgcaagtaccacccaatacgaggaatcgtataaacgaggagaagttgttgccgcttagattgcatcaggtgatgacctatagatcctttcactaaggtccttaaggcaagagcttttgatgggcatgttgaagggatggaaatcagatgtatggcagcagatatggcaacttagtcttttagtataagtgggagattgttagagtgtatactaaaagcctagcttttggtataaacatttatctagaaataagaatcacattggtcaaatgtctacatttgtgataaatgtagttgttcaattaatttatattgtagataacatggtgtgtggtgtcacacacaaaggatcatgttatcagtaccttataaattataaacagtagctcacgaccaagatggaaaggaacaaaccatttgaaggtcgtagtgtaattaggtattagtttatcttaactatataattacactagtacacttagagtgtattgagtaggaccattagaggtcgtttcttttatactgactttataaagaaacaaagacctcagttattatggaagtgtgtgctcttaatcctaatataataacaagcacatatatttgatatttatttctttaatttgtcaatgggtgagatttagttcgatgaatcaataagcccgataagttgggaaatgatatcacttatagtgtgtgttgttgattatagaaggaaactgtgtcctagagatactaggttgagaatgtccccaagaggagctcaaaaggattgtcatgttaaaccctgcaggtggacttagtttgacatgacgatgaag contains:
- the LOC122012863 gene encoding uncharacterized protein LOC122012863 — its product is MEGLSAGDHKRRREEFEAGSPEAKRFLLDMLDDDAEAGEQDLASIMKSLEQEIALPSPPPVQAPADRPDLEFLLEASDDELGLPPPSEEEIAGAGELEEPELGELWGFDADDGGGGGGGILGFEGFECGMLPEEEKVEEGGVPFEEGLFEYADVAGCGSSDFADLSWQPETLPAV